A single Candidatus Rubidus massiliensis DNA region contains:
- the iscA gene encoding Iron-sulfur cluster assembly protein has translation MSTVENQKIHRQMTIKDILSMFPQKAQKLSQEITAAGLHCVGCQAATWETLEVGMYGHGMNDAAIEKLVSRLNALLEEKVDDTTITITPRAAKKYLEILEEEGKQGYGIRFGVRMAGCSGFEYILDYSEKAEEHDHIFESQGIQIHISDELVDKLLGSEIDYVDGLHNSGFKITNPNVRSSCGCGNSHNY, from the coding sequence ATGTCTACAGTAGAAAATCAAAAAATTCATCGTCAAATGACTATAAAAGATATTTTATCTATGTTTCCTCAAAAAGCTCAAAAGCTATCTCAGGAAATAACAGCAGCTGGTTTACATTGTGTGGGTTGCCAAGCAGCTACTTGGGAAACATTAGAAGTTGGTATGTATGGTCATGGCATGAACGATGCCGCTATCGAAAAACTAGTTAGCCGTTTAAACGCTCTTTTAGAAGAAAAGGTTGATGACACTACAATCACAATAACTCCTAGAGCTGCAAAAAAATATTTAGAAATTCTGGAAGAAGAAGGCAAACAAGGCTACGGAATACGCTTTGGAGTTAGAATGGCTGGATGTAGTGGCTTCGAATATATTTTAGATTATTCTGAAAAAGCTGAAGAACACGATCATATCTTTGAATCACAAGGTATACAAATTCATATTTCTGATGAGTTAGTTGACAAGCTTTTAGGATCTGAGATCGATTATGTCGATGGCTTACACAACTCTGGTTTTAAAATAACAAATCCAAATGTGCGCTCATCTTGCGGCTGTGGTAACTCCCACAATTACTAG
- the lpd gene encoding Dihydrolipoyl dehydrogenase — translation MNKHFDVIVIGSGPGGYVAAAECAKLGFKTACVEKYNDVGGTCLNVGCIPSKTLLHTSQMYEYIKKNGELEGIKAEEVVCDFPKMMERKREVVKSLVQSVNSIFTANKVEVIKGQATFVDPHTIQIKNDHSITLTADYFILATGSKPIQIPFLPFDKKTIVSSTEVLSLKKIPQSMVVIGGGVIGVELASVYRRLGTDVTIVEMLDRICPTMDESISRALLQILKKQGLNFHLQAKVLNGKAHNDYAIIEVEMNQKKLELKSEILLVAVGRKPYFEGLGLEKINVNKTEKGTIAINDSFQTSQRHIFAIGDLIDGPMLAHKASDEGVAVAHLLKGKKIEVDYLAIPNVVYTHPEVASVGLTEKQAKTFNLNVKVGQAYFKGNARAKCINDTDGFVKVVVEETNHKLLGLHILGANASELIAIGVIGIKNRMNFEDIVNSSFAHPTLSESIKDALHTINFK, via the coding sequence ATGAATAAGCATTTTGACGTAATCGTAATTGGATCTGGACCTGGAGGTTATGTAGCAGCAGCAGAATGTGCCAAACTTGGATTTAAAACAGCTTGTGTTGAAAAATACAATGATGTTGGAGGTACATGTTTAAATGTTGGATGTATTCCTTCTAAAACATTATTACATACCTCCCAAATGTATGAATATATAAAAAAGAACGGTGAACTTGAAGGAATAAAAGCAGAAGAGGTTGTTTGTGATTTTCCTAAAATGATGGAAAGGAAAAGAGAAGTAGTTAAAAGCCTTGTTCAAAGTGTGAATAGTATTTTTACAGCTAACAAAGTTGAAGTTATTAAAGGACAAGCCACTTTTGTTGATCCTCATACAATACAGATAAAAAATGACCATTCAATCACACTAACAGCTGATTATTTCATTTTAGCCACAGGCTCAAAACCAATTCAAATCCCTTTTTTACCCTTTGATAAAAAAACAATTGTCTCATCCACAGAAGTTTTATCTTTAAAAAAAATACCTCAAAGTATGGTGGTTATAGGTGGGGGAGTCATTGGCGTTGAATTAGCTTCTGTTTACAGACGTTTAGGGACAGATGTCACAATCGTTGAAATGTTAGACCGTATTTGCCCAACTATGGATGAGAGTATAAGTCGAGCCCTTCTTCAAATTTTGAAAAAGCAAGGTTTAAATTTTCATTTACAAGCTAAAGTTTTAAATGGAAAGGCACATAATGATTACGCAATTATCGAAGTTGAAATGAATCAAAAAAAATTAGAATTGAAAAGTGAAATCCTTTTAGTTGCCGTTGGAAGAAAGCCTTACTTTGAAGGTTTAGGATTAGAAAAAATAAATGTGAATAAGACTGAAAAAGGCACTATCGCGATAAATGATTCTTTTCAAACAAGTCAAAGGCACATTTTTGCCATAGGTGATTTAATTGATGGTCCAATGCTTGCTCATAAAGCATCTGATGAGGGAGTAGCAGTAGCTCACCTTTTAAAAGGAAAAAAAATAGAAGTCGATTATTTAGCAATACCTAATGTCGTTTACACACATCCAGAAGTGGCTAGTGTAGGCTTGACTGAAAAACAAGCCAAAACATTCAATCTTAATGTAAAAGTTGGGCAAGCCTATTTTAAAGGTAACGCAAGAGCTAAATGTATAAATGATACTGATGGGTTTGTGAAAGTTGTCGTAGAAGAAACAAATCATAAACTATTAGGTTTGCATATACTTGGAGCCAATGCATCTGAGCTAATTGCTATTGGCGTTATTGGAATCAAAAATAGAATGAATTTTGAAGATATAGTTAACAGTTCTTTTGCTCATCCAACATTATCAGAATCTATAAAAGATGCGCTTCATACTATTAATTTTAAATAG
- the odhB gene encoding Dihydrolipoyllysine-residue succinyltransferase component of 2-oxoglutarate dehydrogenase complex, translating to MKTDIKIPAMGESISEVIIGQIIKESGSSVKTDEEILEIETDKVNQALYAPADGVITFNVQTGDKAKIGQVIGTVDDEKVTQTVSQKSNEEKKEVTKKNEEKPAKEQVKEPSKGQIKLEVPQVKEDASSPKENKEKTNPTDVKEQKARLTTDDFLKDINKQETEPTLFIKEKPLRSESRRKMSNIRKVIAERLVQSQQNTAMLTTFNEVDLSQIIEIRNKNQEKFTKEFGVKLGFMSFFVKAVVHALKKIPDLNSYIEGDDIVHREYFDIGIAVSTEKGLFVPVLKDCDHLSFSSIELAIEDFAKRAKEGKIRPNELQGGGFTITNGGVFGSLFSTPILNPPQAGILGMHKIMKRAVVVDDQIVVRPMMYLALSYDHRIIDGKEAVTFLVHVKELLENPALILLKE from the coding sequence ATGAAAACTGATATAAAAATTCCTGCAATGGGTGAATCTATTTCAGAAGTGATAATAGGACAGATTATTAAAGAAAGTGGTTCTTCTGTTAAAACTGATGAAGAAATTTTAGAAATTGAGACAGACAAAGTAAATCAAGCTCTATATGCCCCCGCGGATGGTGTCATTACGTTTAATGTACAAACGGGCGATAAAGCAAAAATTGGACAGGTTATAGGAACGGTAGATGATGAAAAAGTAACACAAACCGTTAGTCAAAAAAGTAATGAAGAAAAAAAAGAAGTGACTAAAAAAAACGAGGAAAAACCTGCTAAAGAACAAGTTAAAGAACCGTCTAAAGGACAAATTAAATTAGAAGTGCCCCAAGTAAAAGAGGATGCGTCCTCGCCAAAAGAAAATAAAGAAAAAACAAATCCAACAGATGTAAAAGAGCAAAAAGCTCGTTTAACAACAGACGATTTTTTAAAAGATATAAATAAACAAGAAACAGAACCTACTTTATTCATAAAAGAAAAGCCACTTCGCAGCGAAAGTAGACGAAAAATGAGTAATATTCGAAAGGTGATAGCTGAACGTTTAGTGCAATCACAACAAAATACAGCCATGCTTACAACTTTTAATGAAGTTGATTTAAGTCAAATCATAGAAATTCGAAACAAAAATCAAGAAAAATTTACAAAAGAGTTTGGTGTAAAGCTTGGGTTTATGTCCTTTTTTGTCAAAGCAGTTGTGCATGCCCTAAAAAAAATTCCCGATTTAAATTCTTATATAGAAGGAGATGATATTGTTCATAGGGAATATTTTGATATAGGAATTGCTGTATCTACAGAGAAAGGTTTGTTTGTTCCCGTATTAAAAGATTGTGATCATTTAAGTTTTTCCAGCATAGAACTTGCTATTGAAGATTTTGCGAAGAGGGCAAAAGAGGGTAAAATTCGTCCAAATGAATTGCAAGGGGGAGGCTTTACAATCACAAATGGAGGGGTTTTTGGATCTTTATTTTCAACTCCCATATTAAATCCTCCACAAGCTGGCATCTTAGGTATGCATAAAATTATGAAAAGAGCAGTTGTTGTAGACGACCAAATCGTAGTAAGGCCAATGATGTATTTAGCTTTAAGTTACGATCATAGAATTATTGATGGCAAAGAAGCTGTAACTTTTTTGGTACATGTCAAAGAATTATTAGAAAATCCAGCTCTTATTCTTTTGAAGGAGTAA